The genomic region TATCCTCGAAAAAGTTCgataaccaatcatatagctctAGTCAGTcgagagttatcaccctttaattatagaaattacatAACATCTGTATTGCCCAATCAATAGTTTAAAAACCTTCGTCCTATTATTACCAGTCTGTATGGACATAATATCttgaacaattatattaatcagACATACTGCTCGAGTAAATTGAGAGTTATCGCACTGTAGTACAGAGTTgagtttaatactgttttaGCCAATTAAATGGTCATTCCTCTGGAGTGACTGAGGCGATATGACTGATTATCAAACATAAGCGAGACattctgcccatacacatactaccaaatttggtcagaatgtgtatgggcagaatGTCACGCTTAAGTTTCACAACCAATTATATCGTGTCAATGTTCgtagaaaatacaaaaagtacagtgtCCGATCTTTAACTTTAACTTAGGCTAACTGTTAACCACTTCTCtttttgattgtaaataaacaatccTTTTTTCATTTCCTGGTTTGTTTGTGCGATATTGATAGCAATGTTCTTTATGTTTTTGCCAGTAAAAATGGTGACGTGAGatgataaacataatatgaGGACAATGTTTGTAACGTTTATTACTCATCCAAGTTTTATTAGAACCGAGAAACATAGCTGTGACATTCTAGGGACAGCTtttgtttatttagaaaatactAAATTATTCTGTATGTTGATAACAGTTTTGATTCAACGTATTTGCACCATACATGATGTGCTAAAAGGGATTGAACTATTATTAATCGGTCCTCTCGTcgaattgttcttgtttttgttttataaaatttcctTTATCTATTGAATCAACCCGACGTTTTACAACAAGTGTATGggatatattaataatatataaatatgggAAATATAAGCAACATTTTTAACCTATATACACGTATAGATGTGCTCTAGTCAATTTGTTTAGTTCTTTTACAACATAAGTTTCAAGTAAGTTTAAAGGGATATTCCCGCCATGGACGgagttcattatttttttttattcaggaatgaacaaaaaataatattttgaattaagtcTCACTTCTGAACTAACTGGTTACAAAAAACACTATGTCTGTGAAGATAATAACTGTGTATTTGGGTAGAtgtaatatataaactaattttaatgaatattgttcCACATAATGGCGCTAATTGCCAATTTGGAGAAATTGAAGATTTCTTCCTTTTCTTCATCTGTCCATTATACCATGCCCAAATATTTCAACCAGTTATCTGTTATAAGGCCGCTGTCTTTGCGTGAAGAAAGAAGCCAAGTATCAGTGGGGCACATTAATATTCAACTAAGATAAACACAACAGCTGGACATTAGGCATACAAACTATACTAATGGCGACTTATACCTTAGTTTATCCTTCCTGCATCCTTCCGTGTATATAACGCAATGCAGTTTTAGTAATAACTCCTTAAGTGGTCAAAAGGTTACTCAAAAACGACCATTAAGATAAGATTATTAAAAGCTGTAGCATCAGAAATGTCCacatataaaaatgttcaactttgggaaaaataaaataaaatgggttcaatattttttcaaatgccTAAGGCTATGTTCCGAATAACGACTTTTGATATACGTAAAGGAGTCAGACAAGGCTGTCCTCTTATTccaattttattcatttgttggaTCGAGCTGTTGTctattgaaatcaataaaaatgagaatatcAAAGGTATTAAGGTAAACAATATTGACCAATAGCAAACACACGGACGATGCTAGTTTTATTTCTGATGGATAATAAATATTTCGACACGCTTAGTATAACTAAAGATAGTTAAGGCAATATATGAGGTTTAACTTCAAACAAATCAGTGTACAATTTTACGGCAAGGATCATTGAAAGATAACCATATAAGATTATGTGACCGCAATTACAATGCAACATAAACCAAGCGCAACACTAGGATATATACGGAGgaacaatgcaaaataaaataaattttaaagataaaatgctGGAATTTGAAGCCTGTATGGAAAAGTTGAACAAAAATGGAATGTTTTGCTTTTAGgaaaatgaacagttttgaaaacgtTTGCAATTCCAAAAATATTGTACCCATGAACAGTCCTAGAAACCACACAGAtgcaattttaaatgatatttaaacaaaaatattaaaatagataTGTGACAATAACCCGgataaagttttgtaaaatcAATGAAGGTTTTAAATATGCCAGACAAATTTAATTCGAATGTGAAATAAAATCCTGCTGGGTTAAATGACCTTTGTTCCAAAAGGTCATTTAAAATGGGGGAAAATTGTATGAAAGTATGATGGATAAATTTGGAATAGacttcattttcaaattttatctaGACCCAAGTAGCATTGATAGTCTTAAAATAacgtgtgtgtttttttataaaaattggtACAGCAAAGGTATACAATAAATAGAGTATCCGTATaacaaaaaactgttttacGATTTTAAAGACTGACACAAACTATATGAAACTAACCATTATGGTAATGTGAACTAACCTATGCAAGCTAGATTATCAAAAACTCGTTTTTAACCAGTAACCAGAGCAAAACGAGAACGAACATATGTTTTGGGACTGCCACACGACCGAAATATTTTGGAACAAAATAACACCTATCTAACAAGCATAGTTAAGATTAATACCTCGACACTCTACAGCGACGTCAAACTTTGTAAGTTTAATTCATTTAACGGGAAACATGATTATGAAATACAATTTGTAATACTTCTTGCAAAATACTTTATCTTCGTCTCAAAGTAAAAACGCCTGTCTTTAAGGTTTTTGTTCCATAGTTTTCAAAGATACTACAAACAGAAAAACCAACAGCTATCGCCAAAAACAGTTTGTATACATTTCATGATAGATGGACTATAGCGCTTAACAAGCTTATTTGTGATTAGTGCAAATGctgttagttttgttttaactttaggTCATATACTACAATGCAAGTAAACACCAATTCAAGAATATAAGTTTCATCCACATTGGCTTCCACTACCGTCTAACATTTTTAGTCccttttcgaaaaaaaacacCCCAAAAAGGAACACCAAATACGTTCGCACgatttattttgttacatgACTTTTGCATACATTATCAATATATGTATGAtcaacatgtatatttgaaaaagtaaattttcGGTATACATACATCAATGCAATCTGTCTTGTCTAAGTCAACAATAAGAAATGGATCAGTGGTTTTACTGTTCCTGTACGATACTCCACTAACTGGGTTATCTGTGATATAACGTTTTTTTCAGCAAACTCCAAAAGAGTCTTAAATTGTAATACTCAGCTTCATCTAACTTATTATAGAATTGTTATTTTAGATTGAATATTACTCCTCTTTGACTGATAATAAAATTGCGCTTTGCTTGCTTATTGTCCGTTTACTAGAAAAGTCCGAGCCCGGTAACGCCCAGTTGATATCCACTTTTGCATGGCATCGTTTTTAATGTTAAGTGCAATGCTTGTGTAAGGCATTCTTTACAAGAAGGTTTCGCTACGAAACGTACACAATACAATTGACAATGTACGTAAACagtaaatcaaaactattttgAGAACACTCACATTGATATATCTCCAGTTGAGTCTCTCATCCTAATATTGTCAATCATGTAGCGATGAACACATGTGTAAAATTTTGTTTGGATACGTTGTATTCGTTTTTCTGACGAGATGCTTTGTTGCACAAGTCAAAATAAACGTTTGTTCTGTTCATTACTTCAAAGGTAATTTGTGTACCTCATGTTTCCAAGCAGTATTGTATACTACGGTTACAGTTCCATTTGACCAgtttgtaataaaatgaaatataattgtgtAAAAATTTATTTTGGGCAGGAAAACGatttattttttagtatttgttttcgtcttttataaatgatttaacaatgtattcattttcaaatatatgacTACCAAATCGCGTTTATGTTACTAACAATTAGCACCCggattatttatattatttcccCCCCCCCAGGCATTTCGGATTAACAAAAACCGTTTCCCTCACCTTGATATTTTTGTTCGTGCAAGTGTATAACTTTCAGCGGAGAACCGGTTATAAcagaacaaaaaacaacatcgtTCAGGTTTAAAGTATCACTGCCATGGAAACAATACATATGGTTCCCCATTGGGTGACATCCAATTTCTGCCTTTTTGAGTTGTCGGTTACTTTGAATTTAAAGGCATCATGGCGTGGAAAAGTAACAATAACATttctgtttacaaaataattttattaatgtgCAAGAAAAGAAGTTAAATACTACctttaacaaacacaaaatactcCGATTGTACTTTTGCAATTCGTCTGTATTCTTTGTAGAACATCGACTACAAATTAACGATTTGACATCGAAAAAACATATGTAGCTTCCGCGGgacaatacaatgcaatgcaTACTTAAACTAAAGACATCTGAAATTAAGATGACTGTGTCTATTTTGAGTGCAAATGTTATTGTACAGATAAATGGAAGACACATTACTAACTTGCATAACACACtctacacacatacacacttgATCATTATATAAAAACGCATGGAAGACAGTAACTACGCAATTGTTGATTTAATCTTGAGAAATATCGTCTTCGGAGTCGACTTGCTCCATGGTGAGTTCGTACTTCTTCTCCAGACCGTTGATACCACAGTCAATGATTTTGACAGTCTTCTTGGGCACGGCGTTACTTTTGTCAGTGGGAACCTCACCGATTGTTCTCACAACATCCTAAAATATCACAACATAGATGACATGAGTAGAACTGAGATGTGTATCatattctttacaaaaataCCTGCGTCAACGGTCAATTACTTTATTGATCCTGTAATGCCAGCTATGTTTACTCGAACTCATCATTATAAGCTTACATtggtttaatttaataattttcctTAAATAATCTGCTTACATTAACATACCCCTGTATTGTTTATCGAGGAAAACTACGTTTATTTAACAGTTGTGCATGCAAAAACTTATCTGTAAATGAAGTCCTTAATCACAAGCGgaaaaaaacagttgtataaCTGGTATAAAAAAACTTACTATAAAAGTAATGCTATTTGTAGCTTAttcttttgaaattttgaaaatgcattttattggtcTAACAAAGATTAACTATTAGCATTTTCGGTCTCATTACTAAACTGTTAGTTTTTGCAAATGAACGCGTGTCGAGTTTTATCAGAATGATGTTGATGCTTGTGACATATTGATTGgcaaactttattttaaatgccaAAGATAATGGAACAATGAAAATGCTTGATAAAAGTGCACAGTTAATCTATTCTACACACCATTCCCTTGATGACCTTGCCGAAGACCACGTGTTTGTCGTCCAGCCAGCGGGACTTGTTGAGCAGGATGAAGAACTGTGAGCCGTTTGTGTCCTTTCCGTGATTGGCCATGGAGACCATGCCGGGGGCACGGTGGCTCAGGTAGAAGTTCTCGTCCACAAACTTGTCACCGTAGATGCTTCTGCCTGCAGTAAGAGTATGGGTAGAAACATATGAGAGGTAGACCACGATCAATAAAAGCGATAATAATATTGACACAATAAAAAAGCCATTAATTTCGTTATCATTTTACGAAAAATGTTCTACTCAGGAACCTATTTTATAGTAGAGAACTATTCATTATATAGACaagttttaattcatatttGCACTCTCGGATTTcgtcaatattttgataaagtCTTCAATAGTGCCCACTCACGAATGGTATTGTCAAAATCATTTATGGGCCGCTAAACATACAGTGTCTGCCacaaatttaaatgatgatattggtgaaagacataaaaaaagcaaacataatcataatacttacatatgtacaaaataagtaaatataaaaatgcattttatttctgTCACATTCTACTTCTagaaatgaaatgaacaaaacgTATACTCCATAGACAGGTAAAACCTTGTTGTTTGTAAATCGAACATCagtaattttaaaacagaaGCATTTTGATTAACGAATGACTATttcttaataataaatgaataatgaagATCAAAGTCATTTGAGAGAGATAAGCATACATACATTATGAAACCTATTTGGTATTTGTATAATGACTGCCGTCTTAAAAAACGACTGCCGTCTTGAAAAAACTCCAAAGTAAATCaaagaatacaaataaaatcaGGAACGTAGAGtatgtttatatgaataatCCCGACACCAGCCATGCCAAAGGTAATTACACACTAAACATTATACTGTTGTCTTTCTCTCTTCTACATGTACTTCTATATATTTACTAGACTAGTTCGCATCACCATCACTATGTTAGATCAGTCGCTTACCGCCCGTGCCGTCACCAACTGTGACGTCACCCATTTGAATGAGGAAGTCGGGCACCACGCGGTGAATCTTCGTGTTTTTGAACCAAAGGCTTGTCTAGAAAAAAGTTGTGTTTATGACATATAAGACTGCGTTGACAACAGATAACTTTAGAATAATAGATgatcatgtttatattttgaatacatgGGGTTTATAACAAACAGTGTTGTATTTTGCAAACGAAGTGGGTTTGGACACACAGGTACATGGATTTGACATGGATTGGACAAAGGGTGTGTTGGTTGCTGAGTGGCATCGGGGGTCACGTGACCTACCGCCTGTTCCGTCTCCTATTGTGACGTCACCCATTTGTATGATGAAATCTGGCACAATGCGATggatttttgtatttttgtaatggAGGTTCTCCTGTTGAAATCaagttcatttataaataagcTAATTTTATTGAAGAATATAATCAGCAAATTATTACTAATTAATGGGCGGTATTAGCACAACATTTTAATGTAGCCTGTAGCCGTGTTCTCTCTGCAATAATCATCCATTGTCTTGACAATTTTGCGCAGGAATggcaataacaatatattagcaattcaacaacaacatcatatCAGTCAGGTCATTAGTTTTCGTTcgattattttttaagatgaaCTGTAGATCAACGGCGTTTAAATCAACAATTAAACAGAATGGATCTGAAACGTTCATCATAAAACATACAAGTGTGAAAACGCCATGTATGAAAATGCGTAGTAACTATAAATCATTACCCCTTTGGCCTTTACCTAACAAGagtaaaaacatatcaaattactGCACGtgaagataattaaaaaaaatgttaagcagtttatttgaacttgatttcTTGATcggttatatttattttttctaaaagtTCTCTTGTCACTAAACAATGGATTACAATCTGATTCAGTTTGAGTCCGATGTCCCTACTCAGAGGCAACTCTATTTTCATAGTACTTATATAGATATTTGATATGTGTTTACAATAACTAGTTAAGTCCCATCTGCTCAAAATTATCGATTTCCTAATCACCACATCCCCATAAATTACTCATATTTAACGTGGCACTACGTTGCCAAGTCGCCATTAACCCCAATCAATGGACCAGTAGGCTGAGCCCACCAGCTGTTGCAACTATCGACTGGGCTCTAAACAATGGGGCTGTTTACAAGCCATTGATTCCGTGTACGTAGGTAATCCCCGACAATTATTGTTAGTTcgttttacattaaaatataagagGTAACAGATATCTTGAttgattaaagctgcactctcacagattgaacgttttgacaacttttttattgtttgtcttggaacgagccaatttttgcaaaaaatccatggaaaccagtgatatatgactgctgacaaaaaatagatcgcatttttttatatttaagatcaagaattaatgtttaatgcatttttcttaaaccgttagtaacggtttaagccacaaaacattaactttcgaacGGAAAGtgatctgcgatctgatcttttgtcagccatcttttatcattggtttgcagatatttacgcaaaatttgctctttccaagacaaaaaataaaaacggctaatctgtgaaagtgcagctttaagaaaaaaatcatcgGTAAACTTTGAGGTCTGGcatacaattttgatatcattttaaaccatttagtGCGTCAGTCAAATATATCTATGGTATATAACTAAACAACAAATGGAGCAAACCTGAATGAAAAACCGTAATAACTTtctcatttgtttaaaatgtaaatctgAATGTAAAATCAATGTGATCAGTCGATTACTTTTCCACGGTAAACACGATGCAACATGTGAAGGTTACCTCACTCGTCTATATCTAATGTGTAGATCGATTGaagtttgaatatataacaaatacaacTATAACAAAAAACTCACCCTTGCTCTTTTGAATCCCTTAGCTATGGCTGCAAAGTTCATGGCAGTCATTGGGCAGGTCTCTCCGAACAGAGCAATGACAAAGCGGCCCCTGTAGTCCTCCCCGGGGCCGTCCATGTCCTTAATCTCGACGTCAAACCACGCTTCCTCCGTCACCGTGTAGTTCCCACAGAAGCCAAGCCCTAGTAGGGCAAACACAGAGGCGACAAACAGTGCTACCATTTTGGAGTGTCACTGAAAATGAAAACGTCCGTTTTAAAGgtcatttaatttgtatttgccAATTAATAAGTATCGTAAAATTTTAACAGATCAGACGCCATTGTAGTTAATACATAACCTTCTATATAAGAAAGAGTttcgaaaaaaaacatcataataaaataaaaacttcaaaaatagagaaaatcatggaaaatatcAGAACATCTTTTGCTTTGTCAGCCAAAGTTTAGACCCTAATATGTTGGCAAACTAtgtattgaattttttttcagaaaagaacTTAACgcatgttattttgttttcttaaatttaaaaatgaaattagaaCACTAacagtataaagaaatctatcaatatttataaaataaaagataatatttttaaaacacaagtTTTCCCACCTTGAATATTTCTGTCCTAAACCAAATGTACAAGAGGCAGATTCCTTAGGCCGATCAGTATTTATACAAAGCCAATGTCCACGAGTGCATTTCGCGGAATTGATTGTCAACGTTACAAAAAGCGGAACCGCCCAATCAAAATGTGCGTTGCTGTTGCAACTCTTTCATAATATGCCAAAGATTATTTTGTACCGTAATCTGTTGACTTTTTGCGGTatgaaattattcattttgttcccctGATTTCCTCTTGCTAATGAAGGACTAATTAAATTGTAGACGATGGATCCACCATTGAGTATTAACTACTCCAAATTCGCCTCTGCATCAAATGCGCCGTTTACGCAAGTATGCTCATAGAAAGGGAGCGGTTCcgattcatgtttattttaatggaatgcTTAATTAGAATGTCGAATAATTGTGAATACACAAAAAATGGCCTCTAAAATACTTGGATGTTTAGTGTGAAGATGTGTTTAATGTATCGTCTTAGTTTCTGTTTGTTTGGTATTGTATGAATGTGTGGAATTGTACTTTCCTTTGTATTGCAGTTTACATGGTGAAGTGTCAACGTTGCCTTTAGGCCAGAGGGAACCCCGGGAAGAAATGGAAATGATGTATAGAAATATAATAACGCCAGTTTAACTGGGGTTTGCTGTTTGCAttagtttaataaaatcaagaaaattCGAATCCAAGAACGCAAAGATATCTACATAGATTTGAATGTAATATTCATTCGATCTTTTGTACTAGTATTAAATGCGTGCGCTAATATacaatttggttatgtatttaattacGATTGCAACAAAATTGTCTATATTGTCTGTAGTACATACTGACTAGAGTCGGAaattgagtgtgtgtttttttaataacttaggaaaaaataaataatattgaatgcaATTTCACACAGATGGTGAGTTAGGCTACAGCAGATCTAATAGTCAGtatgtaaatatgtataatgTATGGTTAATTTTAGAAAACCTATTTGACACtcttgataaacattttaaacacaacatCCTCGTtatgaattaaattgaattttctataaaaaaattttttactgGACacctgaattttttttatttttatatgtctcatatacaaatgattttataccttgtatttgaaatttgaatttttatgaaccatgtattttgtatatttttcaagaCACGATAAACAcatctgtgtgtctgtctggtGAACGCGACCATTCTTATCCAGACATATGCAGTTACAGAGTTGCTCTCACGTTAAccgataataaaaaaatactttttcaaaacGTTATCTTCATAATGTTCGTCTGCAGATTTGATGGGTTTTTTTGCTCAGAATTAACGCGTAAAGCATTGCtaattttaaaaactgaaaatatattgGTTGATTTAAAGAGTTACTGAAACTATTTACTGACCAACTAACATTTCATAATCCTTTTTGAAGGAGAATAGTTATTTATATGTTCATAGTTCGTATGCCCAATGTATAAAAAAGAGAGCATTATTTTCACCCGCTAAATCAAACATGCTATCTATAAGATGTACCTTTACAGCTTTTCGTTCCTATCCCGATACGTAGCAAAACGTATAACATGGGATACGTTGCATGGAAGGTTATTGTTGAGGTTTAGTGGTAATCTATAGGGAGTCGTGGACAAACAAAAGTGAGGCAACATATGGGCGTAGAGAAACAACGTTGTTTAATGACACCGCCAGCAAGCTGTTCTCCAGGGTTAGTGATATGTCAAAATGTACACGTGTAAAAGCAATTAATCCTTACATGGACAATTGTCATCAAATAAATGTCTATTTCATTCAACGTTGTATTTACTCACAGACTCCACGTTGCGTGATATTGTGATGCATCTGAGATagcatatatacaatatcatGCAACGTGGATTCTACGAGTAAGActcattaaataaatgaaagaattTCAAGTTAGGAATATAGAACATGTTATGGAAGGTATAGATGTACCAAATCAATATAGACCATCCTTATTCGAAGCTTTACTGTGTTacttaatgtttatataaatatagagcAGTTccctttaaaaatatcttcGAACCATACATCCATTTGTATACACCACAGATCAAACTTACTGTTTCTCTACCTAGTCACCTAGTCATTACCTTTCAATATGTGATTATGTGAATTTTGGTTGTCTGGTGACCAATATAAGTTCGGCACtcttggaaaggtaaataaaataccaatacGATTATAACATGTCTTTGGACACATTAGATCAGTATCATCCACTTACAGTTGAAAGTATTGTTTatcataatttacatttcatcaTTGATTTTACATATTCGTAATCAGCAAGCAAATGACTTTCTAATTACACCAATATTATATGGGCTCATCAGGCAACACAAGTTAACATAATggttaatggagctatcagaaaACGAGCTCATTTGTGGGTCGGATGAACACATTCATCAAGAATGATAGCAGAGGACAGTTCTATAAGAAGGTCCATTAATGTGTGTCCGTGCACTGTTtgtacaaaactgtacacatgatTGATACTGAAATCGAGTTCTTCAACCTTTTACGGATCGGTTTTCTGTGT from Mya arenaria isolate MELC-2E11 chromosome 3, ASM2691426v1 harbors:
- the LOC128228943 gene encoding uncharacterized protein LOC128228943, yielding MVALFVASVFALLGLGFCGNYTVTEEAWFDVEIKDMDGPGEDYRGRFVIALFGETCPMTAMNFAAIAKGFKRARTSLWFKNTKIHRVVPDFLIQMGDVTVGDGTGGRSIYGDKFVDENFYLSHRAPGMVSMANHGKDTNGSQFFILLNKSRWLDDKHVVFGKVIKGMDVVRTIGEVPTDKSNAVPKKTVKIIDCGINGLEKKYELTMEQVDSEDDISQD